Proteins from one Paraburkholderia sp. BL10I2N1 genomic window:
- a CDS encoding glycosyltransferase family 4 protein codes for MTSPASVNAQVLVATPAARPAVDLADTSSLRGPPSVLFVDQSGQLGGAELCLLPLASSWTARREVLLLADGPFRKRLESLGVQVELTCDARVSRISKDAVRVGWLMALPGIIRQARAIAHRARSFDVLFLNTQKALVLGALGKPLHRKRIVWHLHDILSAEHFGPVQRLIVKWLTRLAVDHVIANSRASAFSLVELAKCAPESVPVVHNGVDMDVFRSIDASDLGALRKRLGLPETAYLAGLFGRLSPWKGQHVALDALAKLPDVHLVLVGAALFGEEAYVISLRAQAARLGIEDRLHFAGFHDDAPAWMKAMDVILHTSTVPEPFGRVIIEGMAAGRPVIASAAGGVMEIVRHGKNGWLVEPDNAAALVDAVQTLRAEPDLAQRLASQALIDVKRHFSLEAYLTQMTNAIASVAR; via the coding sequence ATGACTTCACCTGCGTCCGTCAACGCACAGGTCCTCGTCGCCACACCGGCTGCGAGGCCCGCCGTCGACTTAGCCGACACCTCGAGTCTCAGGGGGCCTCCGAGCGTGCTATTCGTCGATCAGAGCGGACAGCTCGGCGGCGCCGAACTCTGCCTGTTGCCGCTTGCGTCTAGCTGGACCGCACGACGTGAAGTTCTGCTGCTCGCGGACGGACCGTTCCGCAAACGGCTGGAGTCGCTGGGCGTTCAGGTCGAACTGACGTGCGACGCCCGCGTGTCCCGCATCAGCAAGGACGCGGTGCGCGTCGGCTGGCTGATGGCGCTACCCGGCATCATCCGGCAGGCCCGCGCGATCGCACACCGCGCCAGATCGTTTGATGTCCTGTTCCTGAATACGCAGAAGGCGCTCGTCCTCGGCGCACTCGGCAAGCCGCTGCATCGCAAGCGGATCGTCTGGCATCTGCACGATATCCTGTCGGCCGAGCACTTCGGCCCCGTGCAAAGGCTCATCGTCAAATGGCTGACGCGTCTCGCGGTGGACCATGTGATCGCCAATTCACGGGCGTCCGCTTTTTCACTCGTCGAGCTCGCGAAATGCGCGCCGGAGTCGGTGCCAGTCGTGCATAACGGTGTCGATATGGACGTCTTCCGCAGCATCGATGCATCCGATCTCGGCGCGTTGCGCAAGCGTCTCGGTCTGCCGGAGACTGCCTATCTCGCTGGCCTCTTCGGCCGGCTCTCGCCGTGGAAGGGCCAGCATGTTGCGCTTGATGCACTGGCAAAGCTACCCGACGTGCACCTCGTGCTGGTTGGCGCGGCGCTCTTTGGCGAAGAGGCCTATGTGATCTCGCTGCGCGCCCAGGCCGCCCGGCTAGGTATCGAAGACCGCCTGCATTTCGCGGGCTTCCACGACGACGCGCCAGCGTGGATGAAGGCCATGGACGTAATCCTGCATACGTCGACCGTGCCCGAGCCATTCGGCCGCGTGATCATCGAGGGGATGGCCGCTGGTCGACCGGTCATCGCATCCGCAGCCGGCGGCGTGATGGAAATCGTACGGCATGGCAAGAATGGCTGGCTCGTGGAACCCGACAATGCCGCCGCCCTGGTCGATGCGGTGCAAACGCTGCGCGCAGAGCCGGATCTCGCGCAACGTCTAGCCAGCCAGGCACTCATCGATGTGAAACGGCATTTTTCTCTTGAAGCTTACCTGACGCAGATGACGAACGCCATCGCCAGCGTCGCACGCTGA
- a CDS encoding glycosyltransferase family 4 protein, whose product MSTSDLSRAQMMSRGAAATAIIDDIHAPSATVITPSVLFVDQSGQLGGAEFSMLPLAVAWVARREVLLLSDGPFRSRLESQGVKVHLTLDHGVSRIRKEGVRLGWLGTLPGIVRQVRAIARQAEDFDVLFLNTQKALVLGALGKPLHRKPIIWHLHDIMSREHFGVMQRLMVKWLTRYAVDGIIANSHASAASLVALTDCRPEAVPVVHNGVDVREFSSVDADDIGTLRRRLGLPEGVYLAGLFGRLAPWKGQHIALEALARMPDVHLVLVGSALFGEQRYAESLHRQAARLGVADRVHFAGFRDDMPAWMKAVDVILHTSTEAEPFGRVIIEGMAAGRPVIAAAAGGVVEIVRHRKNGWLVEPGMPALLAEAIETLRAAPELAQRIADQALNDVMQYFSLDGYLAQMKRAMVAVTG is encoded by the coding sequence ATGAGCACATCTGACCTTTCCCGCGCGCAAATGATGTCGCGCGGCGCCGCAGCTACCGCGATCATCGACGACATTCACGCGCCGTCCGCGACAGTCATCACGCCAAGTGTGCTTTTCGTCGATCAGAGCGGACAGCTCGGCGGCGCGGAGTTTTCGATGTTGCCCCTTGCGGTGGCATGGGTTGCGCGCCGCGAGGTGCTGCTGTTGTCGGACGGCCCCTTCCGGTCCCGGCTCGAATCGCAGGGCGTCAAGGTTCACCTGACGCTCGACCACGGCGTCTCGCGGATCAGGAAAGAGGGTGTGCGGCTGGGCTGGCTGGGCACGCTGCCCGGCATCGTCCGGCAGGTCCGTGCCATCGCGCGGCAAGCGGAAGACTTCGATGTCCTGTTTCTCAACACGCAAAAGGCGCTTGTGCTCGGCGCGCTCGGCAAGCCGTTGCATCGCAAGCCCATCATCTGGCATCTGCACGACATCATGTCTCGCGAGCATTTTGGGGTGATGCAGCGGCTCATGGTGAAGTGGCTCACGCGCTACGCGGTTGACGGCATCATCGCCAATTCACACGCGTCGGCGGCGTCGCTCGTTGCCTTGACAGATTGCCGTCCCGAGGCCGTTCCGGTCGTGCACAACGGCGTGGACGTGCGGGAATTCAGTTCGGTCGATGCGGATGACATCGGTACGTTGCGCCGACGTCTCGGACTTCCCGAGGGTGTCTATCTGGCGGGCCTGTTCGGACGGCTCGCGCCGTGGAAGGGGCAGCACATCGCGCTGGAAGCGTTGGCGCGGATGCCGGATGTGCATCTGGTACTCGTCGGCTCGGCGCTCTTCGGCGAGCAGCGTTATGCCGAGTCGCTGCATCGCCAGGCGGCGCGCCTTGGCGTCGCTGACCGGGTGCACTTTGCCGGGTTTCGTGACGACATGCCGGCCTGGATGAAAGCCGTCGACGTCATTCTGCATACGTCAACCGAAGCCGAACCGTTCGGTCGGGTGATCATCGAAGGAATGGCGGCTGGTCGGCCGGTGATCGCCGCGGCAGCGGGTGGGGTGGTCGAGATCGTGCGGCATCGCAAGAACGGCTGGCTCGTCGAGCCGGGAATGCCGGCCCTGCTGGCCGAGGCAATCGAAACCCTGCGCGCCGCTCCGGAACTCGCACAACGCATCGCGGATCAGGCACTCAACGATGTCATGCAGTACTTCTCGCTCGATGGCTACCTTGCGCAGATGAAGCGCGCGATGGTTGCCGTGACTGGCTGA
- a CDS encoding N-acetylmuramoyl-L-alanine amidase: MRVGAFALVALLAAACSTTAVDRGNYIADSRYQAQNVDSRVRFLVMHYTEIDEAQSLRVLTTEGVSVHYVVPDAPQLRNGKPVIWQLVPESQRAWHAGVSYWQGTTELNAASIGIENVNLGPVDTPQGRSWQPYPPAQVDALIRLAKDIVTRYNIPPTRVVGHSDIAPQRKIDPGPVFPWKQLYDAGVGAWPDASVVSAHLAGRDPSMPVDIRGLQQKLARYGYETATDGVLDERTKRVFAAFQMHFRPRDYTGNPDAETDAIAQALLDKYMPKEGGETPSAP; the protein is encoded by the coding sequence ATGCGCGTCGGGGCTTTCGCACTCGTTGCGCTGCTGGCGGCCGCGTGTTCGACCACCGCGGTCGACCGCGGCAACTACATCGCCGATTCGCGCTATCAGGCGCAGAACGTCGATTCGCGCGTGCGTTTCCTGGTGATGCACTACACCGAGATCGACGAGGCGCAATCGTTGCGCGTCCTGACGACCGAAGGCGTCAGCGTGCATTACGTCGTCCCGGACGCCCCGCAGTTGAGGAACGGCAAGCCGGTCATCTGGCAGCTCGTGCCTGAGTCGCAGCGCGCGTGGCATGCGGGCGTCAGCTACTGGCAGGGCACGACGGAACTGAACGCGGCATCGATCGGTATCGAGAACGTCAATCTGGGCCCTGTCGACACGCCGCAGGGCCGCAGCTGGCAGCCCTATCCGCCCGCGCAGGTCGATGCGCTGATCCGGCTCGCGAAGGACATCGTCACGCGCTACAACATTCCTCCGACGCGCGTGGTCGGTCACAGCGACATCGCTCCGCAGCGCAAGATCGATCCCGGCCCGGTGTTTCCGTGGAAGCAGCTTTATGATGCAGGTGTCGGCGCATGGCCGGATGCCTCGGTGGTCAGCGCGCATCTCGCGGGACGCGACCCTTCGATGCCAGTCGACATCCGCGGCCTGCAGCAGAAGCTTGCCCGCTATGGCTACGAGACCGCCACCGACGGTGTGCTCGACGAGCGGACGAAGCGCGTATTCGCCGCGTTCCAGATGCATTTCCGCCCACGCGACTACACGGGCAATCCGGACGCGGAAACCGATGCGATCGCTCAGGCGCTGCTGGATAAATACATGCCGAAGGAGGGCGGCGAGACCCCATCCGCGCCTTAA
- the rpiA gene encoding ribose-5-phosphate isomerase RpiA, translated as MTQDELKQLVGQAAADYVNANVPEGSVIGVGTGSTANCFIDALAATKARYRGAVSSSIATTARLQSHGFKVFDLNEIDSLPVYVDGADEIDPTGAMIKGGGGALTREKIVASVSDVFVCIADATKRVDVMGAFPLPIEVVPMARTAIGRRVTALGGVPVVRVTKDGSPFITDNGNEIIDVKGLRITDPRALETEINAWPGVVTVGLFAGRGADLCLLGTDTGVETIRYGRN; from the coding sequence ATGACCCAAGACGAACTCAAACAACTGGTCGGCCAGGCCGCCGCCGACTATGTGAACGCCAACGTGCCTGAGGGCTCCGTGATCGGCGTCGGCACTGGCTCGACAGCCAACTGCTTCATCGACGCGCTCGCCGCCACGAAAGCGCGCTATCGCGGCGCGGTGTCCAGTTCCATCGCCACGACCGCGCGTCTGCAGTCGCACGGCTTCAAGGTATTCGACCTGAACGAAATCGACTCGCTGCCGGTGTACGTCGACGGCGCCGACGAAATTGACCCCACTGGCGCAATGATCAAGGGCGGTGGTGGTGCATTGACACGGGAGAAGATCGTCGCGTCGGTTTCGGACGTGTTCGTCTGCATCGCCGACGCCACGAAGCGTGTCGATGTGATGGGCGCGTTTCCTTTGCCCATCGAAGTCGTGCCGATGGCACGCACCGCAATCGGCCGCCGCGTGACGGCGCTGGGCGGGGTGCCAGTCGTGCGCGTGACGAAGGACGGCTCGCCCTTCATCACCGACAACGGCAACGAGATCATTGACGTGAAGGGTTTGCGGATCACAGACCCGCGCGCGCTCGAGACCGAAATCAACGCGTGGCCCGGTGTCGTGACCGTGGGCCTGTTCGCCGGTCGCGGCGCCGATCTGTGCCTGCTAGGCACGGATACCGGTGTCGAGACGATCAGGTACGGCAGGAACTAG
- a CDS encoding glycosyltransferase family 4 protein: protein MKVAIVHDWLVVSGGAEKVLQQIIECFPDADLFSLVDFLEDRSLVRGKPVRTSFIQHLPFAKRRYRGYLPLMPLAIEQFDLAGYDLIITSSYAVAKGVLVGPDQTHVSYVHSPIRYAWDMQHQYLREAHLTRGPRSWAARALLHYLRNWDTHSANGVDQLICNSHFVSRRIMKTYRREASVVPPPVDVQGFEMRAGKEDFYLTASRMVPYKRMDLIVEAFSAMPERHLVVIGDGPQMSLIRAKAGPNVTILGYQPFDVLKDHMQRARAFLFAAEEDFGIAPLEAQACGTPVIAYGRGGAQETIIPPGEPNPTGIHFTEQSLPSLWAAIELFEQQAALFTPQACRANAERFAPAVFRRSFMMEVMRTIAAQNAVRTAPYIPDRARVKME from the coding sequence ATGAAAGTGGCCATCGTGCATGACTGGCTCGTCGTCTCTGGCGGTGCTGAAAAAGTACTTCAACAGATCATTGAATGTTTTCCGGACGCCGATCTGTTCAGCCTCGTCGACTTTCTCGAGGACAGGTCGCTCGTGCGCGGAAAACCTGTACGCACGTCGTTCATCCAGCATCTGCCGTTCGCGAAGCGCCGCTATCGCGGATATCTGCCGCTCATGCCGCTCGCCATCGAACAGTTCGATCTGGCCGGATATGACCTCATCATCACCAGTTCCTATGCCGTGGCCAAGGGCGTGCTGGTTGGTCCCGATCAGACGCATGTGAGCTATGTGCACTCGCCCATCCGCTACGCCTGGGACATGCAGCATCAATATCTACGCGAAGCCCATCTGACGCGCGGCCCGCGCTCCTGGGCAGCCCGCGCGCTGCTGCACTATCTGCGCAACTGGGATACGCACTCGGCGAACGGTGTCGACCAGTTGATCTGCAACTCGCATTTCGTGTCGCGGCGAATCATGAAGACCTACCGTCGCGAAGCGTCGGTGGTGCCGCCGCCGGTCGACGTCCAGGGCTTCGAGATGCGCGCCGGCAAGGAAGATTTCTATCTGACCGCGTCGCGCATGGTCCCCTACAAACGCATGGATCTGATCGTCGAAGCGTTTTCGGCGATGCCCGAGCGACACCTCGTCGTGATCGGGGACGGCCCGCAGATGTCGCTGATTCGTGCCAAGGCGGGACCTAACGTCACGATTCTCGGGTACCAGCCATTCGATGTCCTGAAGGACCACATGCAGCGCGCGCGAGCCTTCCTGTTTGCCGCCGAGGAAGACTTCGGCATTGCGCCGCTCGAAGCGCAGGCATGCGGAACGCCCGTGATCGCCTATGGCCGCGGCGGCGCGCAGGAAACGATCATCCCGCCCGGCGAGCCGAATCCGACCGGCATTCACTTCACGGAGCAAAGCCTGCCGTCGCTATGGGCTGCGATCGAGCTGTTCGAACAGCAGGCGGCGCTCTTCACACCGCAGGCTTGCCGCGCCAACGCTGAGCGCTTCGCACCCGCCGTTTTCCGTCGCTCGTTCATGATGGAAGTGATGCGGACAATCGCGGCGCAGAATGCGGTTCGGACGGCGCCTTACATACCTGACCGTGCACGCGTGAAAATGGAGTAA